One stretch of Chryseobacterium sp. LJ668 DNA includes these proteins:
- a CDS encoding histidine kinase — protein MKTLRVFTLLFILVFGNILYSQTTNVVKEVQAETKKLSKAVDSKNESAEADSYYNIGETFYNNGNFPKSEEYFIKSKNIYEKLNDKQNLEKVTRKLAQSQENQNKLRSALNNYEVASNIGYSKSKKVLNANDVSRLSSPSVAQKAEAIQNNINISEKENNKEDLAASYSQMADVNMEQKNIPKAEENLNSAYQISKKDAPQQALEINQKLTDFYVGNKNFDKAIEAKKEVLKEDFVKDNSQKKVEQIQELAEIYIKKNDPEEAIVLLKNAYDIALNKGHTLEAQKSVKKLDSLYAISENTTASVNLYRDFLKRLPDLVSKDRSLVDNKILEDTEQRISQLEQEKKLKDELIRKKNIFNYSLIAVLVLLSCLVFFIFRMLKKVQIKNKKIALQSLRREMNPHFIFNSLNSVNQFIATNNELEANQYLTKFSKLMRGVMENSAEDFIPFHQELDLLQNYLALEKTRFAEKFDYEIIVDENLNRQNLQIPGMMVQPFLENAIWHGLRYRTEKGFLKLSFKKENQHLKICIEDNGIGIEESKKQKTIHQKNREGRGMKNTLERIRLLNDLYQKGITCSVKDSEKGVMVEILMMI, from the coding sequence ATGAAAACACTCCGGGTTTTTACGCTTCTTTTTATTCTGGTTTTTGGGAATATTCTCTATTCTCAGACTACGAATGTTGTAAAAGAAGTTCAGGCAGAGACTAAAAAACTGAGTAAAGCAGTTGACAGCAAAAACGAATCTGCAGAAGCCGACTCTTATTACAATATCGGTGAAACTTTTTACAACAACGGCAACTTTCCGAAAAGTGAAGAATATTTTATAAAATCAAAAAATATTTACGAAAAGCTCAATGATAAACAGAATCTCGAAAAGGTAACGAGAAAACTGGCACAATCTCAGGAAAACCAAAATAAACTGAGATCTGCACTCAATAATTACGAAGTGGCATCGAATATTGGATATTCAAAATCAAAAAAAGTTTTAAACGCCAATGATGTATCTAGGCTTTCATCGCCGTCAGTTGCTCAAAAAGCAGAAGCCATTCAGAATAATATCAACATCAGCGAAAAAGAAAATAACAAAGAAGATCTCGCAGCAAGCTATAGCCAAATGGCGGATGTAAATATGGAGCAGAAAAATATTCCGAAAGCCGAGGAAAACCTGAACAGTGCATATCAAATTTCTAAAAAAGATGCTCCTCAGCAGGCATTGGAAATCAATCAGAAACTGACTGATTTTTATGTCGGAAACAAAAATTTCGACAAAGCCATTGAGGCTAAAAAAGAAGTTCTAAAGGAAGATTTTGTAAAAGACAATTCTCAGAAAAAAGTAGAGCAGATCCAGGAGCTTGCAGAGATTTACATCAAAAAAAATGATCCTGAAGAAGCCATAGTTTTATTAAAAAACGCCTACGATATTGCTTTAAATAAAGGTCATACATTAGAAGCCCAGAAAAGTGTAAAAAAACTCGACAGTTTATATGCAATTTCTGAAAATACAACAGCTTCGGTGAATCTTTACCGTGATTTTTTAAAAAGACTGCCCGATTTGGTTTCTAAAGACCGGAGTTTGGTAGACAATAAGATCCTTGAAGATACCGAACAGCGGATTTCACAGCTAGAACAGGAAAAAAAGCTGAAAGATGAGCTGATTCGGAAGAAAAATATTTTCAATTACAGCCTGATCGCAGTTTTAGTATTATTGTCTTGTTTGGTTTTTTTTATTTTCAGAATGCTAAAAAAAGTTCAGATCAAAAATAAAAAAATAGCCTTACAATCGCTGCGTCGTGAGATGAATCCGCATTTTATTTTTAATAGCTTAAATTCTGTCAATCAGTTTATCGCAACTAATAATGAGCTGGAAGCGAATCAATATTTAACCAAATTCTCAAAATTGATGCGTGGTGTTATGGAAAATTCTGCCGAAGATTTTATTCCGTTTCATCAGGAATTAGATTTGCTTCAGAATTATCTGGCTTTAGAAAAAACACGTTTTGCTGAAAAATTTGATTATGAAATTATCGTTGATGAAAATTTAAACCGGCAAAATCTCCAGATTCCGGGAATGATGGTTCAGCCGTTCTTAGAAAACGCAATTTGGCACGGACTGCGTTACAGAACTGAAAAAGGATTTTTGAAGCTTAGTTTTAAAAAAGAAAATCAACATTTGAAAATCTGCATCGAAGACAACGGAATCGGAATTGAAGAAAGCAAAAAGCAGAAAACCATCCACCAAAAAAACCGGGAGGGGCGCGGAATGAAAAATACTTTAGAACGAATCAGGCTCCTCAATGACTTGTATCAGAAAGGTATTACCTGCTCAGTTAAAGATTCTGAAAAAGGAGTGATGGTCGAGATTTTGATGATGATTTAA
- a CDS encoding LytR/AlgR family response regulator transcription factor, translated as MKIKSIIVDDEKIARDVLRNYLSKYCPQIEILGEAENIKEAVPLIAEMQPQLVFLDVEMPFGNAFDVLEATSEYTYETIFITAFSQYSLQALNKSASYYILKPIDIQELILSVNKVAESIEKNEELNRNKILLENLKLKPEKQQLILPTLQGFDVVKTEDIMRLQADGNFTQVYLTDHSKKMVCRFLKHFDDLLENPFVRVHRSHIINTNFVKSYHKSGTATLSDDTEIEVSSSFKDQFLKVFS; from the coding sequence ATGAAAATAAAATCCATCATCGTAGACGATGAAAAAATTGCAAGAGATGTTCTCAGAAATTATCTTTCAAAATACTGTCCGCAAATCGAGATTTTGGGTGAGGCTGAGAATATAAAAGAAGCTGTTCCTTTGATTGCTGAAATGCAGCCACAATTGGTTTTTCTCGATGTCGAAATGCCTTTCGGAAATGCTTTTGATGTGTTGGAAGCTACCAGTGAATATACCTATGAAACAATTTTTATTACCGCATTTTCTCAATATTCTCTTCAGGCTTTGAATAAATCTGCAAGTTATTATATTTTAAAACCTATTGATATTCAGGAGCTTATTTTATCAGTAAATAAGGTGGCAGAAAGCATTGAGAAGAATGAAGAACTCAACCGGAATAAAATTCTTCTTGAAAATTTAAAATTAAAACCCGAAAAACAACAGCTGATTCTCCCGACTTTGCAGGGTTTTGATGTAGTGAAAACAGAAGATATCATGAGACTTCAGGCGGATGGAAATTTTACACAGGTTTATCTCACAGACCATTCAAAAAAGATGGTTTGTCGGTTTTTAAAGCATTTTGATGACCTGCTTGAAAATCCTTTTGTAAGAGTCCACCGTTCACATATCATCAACACAAATTTTGTAAAATCTTACCATAAAAGCGGTACTGCAACGCTGTCTGATGACACCGAAATTGAAGTTTCTTCAAGCTTTAAAGATCAGTTTTTGAAAGTTTTTTCTTAA
- a CDS encoding lipocalin family protein, with the protein MKTFQKIAIPVSLGIIGLLLFSSCSVGITEGATAVKNFNSEKYLGKWYEIARFDYKFEKNLDNVTADYSLNPDGTIKVQNRGYNYIKKEWKESVGEARFVNDKSEARLKVSFFKPIWAGYNVIDIDDDYQHALIVGHSTKYIWILSRNKEIPNSIRERFLAKAKKLGFNTDDLIWVKHN; encoded by the coding sequence ATGAAAACTTTTCAGAAAATAGCTATTCCGGTTTCTTTGGGCATTATCGGATTGTTGTTATTCAGTTCCTGTTCGGTGGGAATTACAGAAGGTGCAACGGCCGTCAAAAATTTTAATTCGGAAAAATATCTTGGTAAATGGTACGAAATTGCTCGTTTCGACTATAAATTTGAGAAGAATCTGGATAATGTTACCGCCGATTATTCTCTCAATCCTGATGGTACAATCAAAGTTCAGAACAGAGGCTACAATTACATTAAAAAAGAATGGAAAGAGTCAGTAGGAGAGGCAAGATTCGTCAATGATAAATCTGAAGCAAGATTGAAAGTTTCATTTTTTAAACCTATTTGGGCTGGTTACAATGTAATCGATATTGATGACGACTATCAGCACGCTTTGATTGTCGGCCATAGCACAAAATATATTTGGATTTTATCAAGAAATAAAGAAATTCCAAACAGCATCAGAGAAAGATTTTTAGCAAAAGCTAAGAAATTGGGTTTTAATACGGATGATTTAATTTGGGTAAAACATAATTAA
- a CDS encoding DUF7832 domain-containing protein, whose protein sequence is MTTYDDASWHHSEDFPEGLPEKNSATHTGMFLNWCINNSLYSNELNEAHENKIKSLKKREITGADFVIEALEGKFSEYNLNDMGNAFAKDYYVDETDFADQFSSFATDYINIFDSMAEESDFEYETFYHIEDTYENYDVMKQIIDLRFLEWKKYRNLNKT, encoded by the coding sequence ATGACTACTTATGATGATGCTTCATGGCACCATAGCGAAGATTTTCCCGAAGGGCTCCCCGAAAAGAACAGCGCAACACATACCGGAATGTTCCTGAATTGGTGTATCAACAATAGTTTATATTCCAATGAGCTTAATGAAGCCCACGAAAATAAAATTAAAAGTCTAAAAAAACGCGAAATAACCGGTGCAGATTTTGTCATCGAGGCCTTAGAAGGAAAGTTTTCCGAATATAATCTGAATGATATGGGAAATGCTTTTGCGAAGGATTATTATGTTGATGAAACAGATTTTGCAGATCAATTCAGTTCATTTGCTACGGATTATATCAATATTTTTGATTCTATGGCTGAAGAAAGTGATTTTGAATATGAGACCTTTTATCATATTGAAGACACTTATGAAAATTATGATGTGATGAAACAGATTATTGATCTCCGTTTTTTGGAGTGGAAAAAGTATAGGAATTTAAATAAAACATAA